The proteins below come from a single Coleofasciculus chthonoplastes PCC 7420 genomic window:
- a CDS encoding HNH endonuclease, whose amino-acid sequence MSYVSATLRRLVTQRAGEQCEYCRFPQTASLFAFEMEHIIAEKHDGITEAENLALSCPYCNRFKGTDLGSLDPETQQLTPFFNPRLQEWSDHFRLDGGTIIPLTPEGRVTAKILQFNLPERILEREQLITSGEYPPPHPQTTDQ is encoded by the coding sequence ATGAGTTATGTATCAGCAACTCTGCGTCGGCTAGTGACTCAACGCGCCGGAGAGCAATGCGAGTATTGCCGATTTCCCCAAACAGCTTCACTTTTCGCCTTTGAAATGGAACATATCATTGCTGAAAAACATGATGGCATCACTGAAGCTGAAAACCTAGCTTTATCTTGTCCTTACTGCAACCGCTTCAAAGGAACTGACCTCGGTTCACTCGACCCTGAGACACAGCAGCTAACTCCCTTTTTTAATCCCCGTCTTCAGGAATGGTCAGACCACTTCCGGCTGGACGGAGGAACTATCATCCCATTAACTCCAGAAGGGCGCGTAACTGCTAAAATTCTACAATTTAACCTCCCAGAACGTATCCTCGAACGAGAGCAACTCATTACCAGCGGAGAATATCCACCACCTCACCCACAAACGACAGATCAATAA
- a CDS encoding Uma2 family endonuclease, translating to MIATPQQSPKMSFEDYLEWESQQEIRYEYVKGEVFAMTGGTIPHNDIALNLYTALRPHLRSRGCRVNVSDVKVQVSPKSIYYYPDVIVSCDPEDLNARKFIQNPKLIVEVLSPGTSAKDRGEKFAYYLTIPSLQEYILIDSETISVERYSRGEGRMWLYYPYQEGDTITLSSIEFEFPIELLYEGIVSEIDE from the coding sequence ATGATAGCCACTCCCCAACAATCGCCCAAAATGAGCTTTGAGGACTATCTCGAATGGGAATCTCAGCAAGAGATTCGCTATGAATATGTCAAGGGTGAAGTCTTTGCCATGACAGGCGGTACGATTCCTCATAACGATATTGCTCTGAATCTTTACACAGCCTTACGTCCTCATCTACGTTCCAGAGGTTGTCGGGTGAATGTCTCAGACGTGAAGGTGCAAGTGAGTCCGAAGAGCATTTACTACTATCCTGATGTTATCGTCAGTTGCGACCCTGAAGACCTTAACGCTCGCAAGTTTATTCAAAACCCTAAACTTATTGTAGAAGTTCTCTCGCCTGGTACAAGTGCTAAGGATAGAGGGGAAAAATTCGCTTACTATTTGACAATTCCCAGTTTGCAAGAGTATATCTTGATTGACTCGGAAACAATCTCTGTCGAACGTTACTCTCGCGGAGAGGGAAGAATGTGGCTTTACTATCCTTATCAGGAGGGAGATACTATCACTCTATCCAGCATTGAATTTGAATTTCCGATTGAATTGCTCTATGAAGGTATCGTCTCGGAAATAGACGAATAA
- a CDS encoding DUF2281 domain-containing protein, with translation MTIRETTIAKLQQLPEPLLHQVSDFIDFLRYKQQHSTATDKPNSDVKKAWLQWFESVDRLEVSPNQPASK, from the coding sequence ATGACGATTCGCGAAACCACCATTGCCAAATTGCAACAATTGCCGGAGCCACTCTTACACCAAGTCAGCGATTTTATCGACTTTTTGAGGTACAAGCAACAACATAGCACAGCTACAGATAAGCCTAACAGTGATGTGAAAAAAGCATGGCTACAATGGTTTGAGTCGGTTGATCGGTTGGAGGTTTCTCCTAATCAACCAGCCAGTAAGTAA
- a CDS encoding efflux RND transporter permease subunit codes for MTTNPLSISAIAIRRHIGTLVLTLAVIVLGIFFILQIQVDLLPSITYPRIGLRLGAPGISPEVAVEEITKPLEQGLSATEGVVQVFSQTREGRISLDLFFRPGGDIDQALNDATAAYNRAQSNLPEIIEEPRLFKFDPSQLPVYELALESSSLKDVDLRVFADEELSRELSVVPGVASVDVSGGVTEEVRVLIDPNRLQRLGLGLTDVLDALDERNQDVAGGRLRGEESEPLTRTMGRFQDAAELRNLSFEIDDADATNLSRRVYLRDFAEVIDGTEDRRVFVFLNGEPAVKVSIQKQPDANTIEVVNGVKKRIEQLRQSGLITDDIELVATLDESIFIQNSIANVTSAGLIGATLAAFAVLLFLGSLRQTLIIVIAIPLATLAAVILMKLFGLSLNVFSLGGLALGVGIVVDNAIVMLETIAAGVSDNPSVGTDLTDKVADKTDNGTQLAPSQSIISQAEQCSQEVESALIASTSTNLVAVLPFLLIGGFFSLLFSELILTISFAVAASLVVALTVVPMLSSRLLAIPRSSGLNRFWLLQTFNRRFAAATRSYQGFLARVLRYRILVIALAVLILGGGSLALASQIPQEILPRIDTGQARMFAQFPPGTTLEQNRQVMMAVDDILLAQPETEYAFTTSGGFLFGGNTSENLLRGTSTIALKSDSNVETFIGRVNQELQTLNLVQTRLRLSPGEVRGIILSNSPVRGADLDIGLQGTNTQQLEAAGRQVLKALDERATLAQFRPDADDRQPEIQIRPDWERVAQLGLTAQEIGDTIQTAIAGSVSTQLQRGDRLVDVRVQLDQAAIQRVSQIKELPLFTTNNRQIKLGDVAAIDQGQAPGEIQRINQRQVFLIAGTLNEGATLSEALAETNAVLAELDLPEGVSILPSSASETNQQLQNSLKILGGLAAFMVFVVMAVQYNSLIDPLVIMLTVPLALAGGILGLYVTQTAMGATVLVGAVLLVGIVVNNAIVMVEFANQIYYREKVDRKTAILQAAPQRLRPILMTTITTVLGLFPLALGIGKGSEFLQPLGVVVFSGLSLATGLTLFIIPCFYTLLHDSFGDKNRKKGARGRTNKKNQGTENRDKTRASV; via the coding sequence ATGACAACTAACCCATTAAGTATTAGTGCGATCGCGATTCGCCGCCATATCGGTACCCTAGTCTTAACCCTAGCCGTTATTGTGCTGGGGATATTCTTTATTCTCCAGATTCAGGTCGATTTATTACCCTCGATTACCTATCCCCGGATTGGCTTACGTTTAGGAGCGCCCGGTATCTCGCCAGAGGTAGCGGTTGAGGAAATTACCAAACCTTTGGAACAAGGATTAAGTGCGACGGAGGGCGTTGTCCAAGTCTTCTCCCAAACTCGTGAAGGACGAATTAGTTTAGACCTGTTTTTTCGACCCGGCGGTGATATTGACCAGGCGCTAAATGATGCAACGGCGGCGTATAATCGCGCTCAATCAAATTTACCCGAAATTATCGAAGAACCGCGTTTATTTAAGTTTGATCCGTCTCAATTACCCGTTTATGAATTAGCACTAGAATCTTCATCTTTAAAGGATGTAGATTTGCGCGTCTTTGCGGATGAAGAACTTAGCCGTGAACTGAGTGTGGTTCCTGGCGTCGCTTCGGTGGATGTATCTGGCGGGGTAACAGAAGAGGTTCGAGTGCTGATTGATCCGAATCGTTTACAGCGATTAGGATTAGGATTAACGGATGTCTTAGATGCCTTAGATGAACGGAATCAAGATGTGGCGGGGGGACGACTACGCGGGGAAGAGTCGGAACCTTTGACGCGAACCATGGGACGGTTTCAGGATGCGGCAGAACTGCGGAATTTGTCCTTTGAAATAGACGATGCCGACGCCACAAATCTGTCTCGTCGGGTCTATCTACGGGATTTTGCTGAGGTCATTGATGGGACGGAAGATAGACGGGTATTTGTCTTTCTGAATGGAGAACCAGCGGTTAAGGTTAGTATTCAGAAACAACCGGATGCGAATACAATTGAAGTTGTCAATGGGGTCAAAAAACGCATTGAACAGTTGCGACAATCCGGTTTAATTACCGACGATATTGAATTAGTCGCGACGTTGGATGAATCTATTTTTATCCAAAATTCTATTGCAAATGTAACCAGTGCGGGGTTAATTGGAGCAACCTTAGCTGCATTTGCAGTGCTATTGTTTTTGGGTTCATTGCGGCAAACTTTAATTATTGTCATCGCCATTCCTCTCGCCACCCTAGCCGCTGTGATTTTAATGAAATTATTTGGCTTATCCCTAAATGTGTTTAGTTTAGGGGGATTGGCGTTAGGTGTGGGGATTGTCGTGGATAACGCGATCGTTATGCTAGAAACGATCGCAGCGGGTGTATCTGATAATCCAAGTGTAGGGACGGATTTAACCGATAAGGTTGCGGACAAAACCGATAACGGAACTCAACTCGCCCCGTCTCAATCCATCATTTCTCAAGCCGAACAGTGTTCCCAAGAGGTAGAATCAGCGCTAATTGCGTCCACCAGTACCAACTTAGTCGCTGTTCTCCCTTTTTTACTCATTGGTGGCTTTTTCTCCCTCCTGTTTAGCGAATTAATTTTAACGATTAGCTTTGCTGTCGCTGCGTCGTTAGTGGTGGCGTTGACAGTAGTCCCCATGCTGTCTTCTCGCCTATTAGCCATTCCTCGATCCAGTGGTTTAAATCGATTTTGGCTATTACAAACTTTTAATCGTCGCTTTGCAGCCGCAACTCGGAGTTACCAAGGGTTTCTAGCACGGGTGCTGCGGTATCGTATTTTAGTTATCGCCCTGGCTGTGTTAATTTTGGGCGGCGGAAGTTTAGCCCTAGCCAGTCAAATTCCCCAAGAAATTCTGCCCCGAATTGATACCGGACAAGCCCGGATGTTTGCCCAATTTCCACCAGGAACTACCCTAGAACAAAATCGCCAAGTGATGATGGCGGTGGATGATATTCTCTTGGCGCAGCCAGAAACTGAGTATGCGTTTACCACATCCGGCGGGTTTTTGTTTGGGGGAAATACTTCAGAAAACCTGTTACGGGGGACAAGTACAATTGCGCTGAAATCGGATAGTAATGTCGAGACATTTATTGGACGAGTCAATCAAGAATTGCAGACCTTAAATTTAGTCCAAACTCGTCTGCGCCTCAGCCCGGGTGAAGTACGGGGGATTATTTTAAGTAATTCCCCGGTTCGTGGGGCGGATTTAGATATTGGCTTACAAGGAACCAACACGCAGCAATTAGAAGCCGCAGGGCGTCAAGTCTTAAAAGCGTTAGATGAACGTGCAACCTTAGCCCAATTTCGCCCGGATGCAGATGATCGCCAACCCGAAATTCAGATTCGTCCCGACTGGGAACGAGTCGCCCAATTGGGTTTAACTGCACAGGAAATTGGTGATACCATCCAAACCGCGATCGCAGGTTCGGTATCGACACAGTTACAACGGGGCGATCGCTTAGTGGATGTGCGGGTACAGCTTGATCAAGCGGCGATTCAGCGTGTGTCTCAGATCAAAGAGTTACCCCTATTTACGACTAATAATCGCCAAATAAAATTGGGTGATGTCGCCGCAATTGATCAAGGACAAGCGCCGGGTGAAATTCAGCGGATTAATCAGCGTCAGGTGTTCTTAATTGCGGGGACATTGAATGAAGGTGCAACCTTGAGTGAGGCGTTAGCGGAAACCAATGCGGTATTAGCTGAATTAGATTTACCGGAGGGGGTTTCTATTTTACCCAGTTCCGCCAGTGAAACCAATCAACAACTCCAAAATTCCCTGAAGATACTGGGAGGATTAGCCGCATTTATGGTGTTTGTGGTGATGGCGGTACAGTATAATTCCCTAATTGACCCCTTAGTGATTATGCTCACTGTACCCCTCGCCTTAGCTGGAGGAATTTTGGGACTCTATGTCACCCAAACCGCCATGGGTGCAACGGTTCTAGTGGGGGCGGTACTGCTGGTAGGGATTGTGGTGAATAACGCGATCGTAATGGTGGAGTTTGCCAATCAAATTTATTACCGGGAAAAGGTTGACCGCAAAACCGCCATTTTACAAGCCGCACCGCAACGGTTACGACCCATTTTGATGACCACTATTACCACAGTTTTAGGATTGTTTCCTTTAGCATTAGGAATTGGCAAAGGGTCAGAGTTTTTACAACCGTTAGGTGTGGTAGTATTTTCGGGATTGTCACTAGCAACGGGATTAACCCTATTTATTATCCCCTGTTTTTATACGTTGCTTCATGATAGTTTTGGAGATAAGAATCGTAAAAAAGGAGCCAGAGGAAGAACAAATAAAAAGAACCAGGGAACAGAAAACCGGGATAAGACTAGAGCATCAGTGTAG
- a CDS encoding DUF4335 domain-containing protein — protein sequence MTIRRQYSLPNCTLILEGLSDTNSAGGDQLDARPLMTILVNAECRFMGQPQPISGGRDFFESLVQSVSRYAQEFLSHIPHPQLDGAKPPLVHLQSLPDKNLHRLRVGQPAEALSGVPSDSHSASGTSAGGIDGKNPVQLDLTTVQLFDLVEAIDQFLADQHTLPDLAVPLQPISRRYRQADKSVAQRSAPAAIGVTSLAVAALALFLVPVPEVRPPKPASESEVTETTSPTPDSPDQVTPTPTSSPPSAAELENELTSSREITNPTELSYLKRYLYRELDQKWDNREGLSQNLEYQVTVGGDGDILGYKPIEDTPIDSAENTPLPELSYIPTEGGTATRETFALFRVVFTPGGVLQISPWQGYQEEPGLGPEITDRTSLRRLNNQLYNTLDERWEGTPLSRRPLNYRVAVTDDGTIADYEPTNQPAWDYVAETPLAELADPEAAGIGSGETGFVPDQPLAQFQVVFKPNGVLEVSPLRGF from the coding sequence ATGACAATTCGACGCCAGTACAGTTTGCCCAACTGTACGCTGATCCTAGAGGGATTAAGTGATACAAACTCCGCAGGGGGAGATCAGCTCGATGCTCGTCCCCTAATGACGATTCTGGTTAACGCAGAATGCCGTTTTATGGGTCAGCCGCAACCCATTAGCGGCGGACGAGATTTTTTTGAGAGCTTAGTTCAGTCGGTTAGTCGCTATGCTCAAGAATTTTTGAGTCATATCCCTCACCCCCAACTTGATGGCGCTAAACCGCCTTTAGTGCATTTACAATCACTTCCGGATAAAAACTTGCACCGTTTAAGGGTGGGGCAACCTGCAGAGGCACTTTCGGGTGTTCCCTCTGATTCCCATAGCGCATCCGGGACTTCTGCGGGAGGGATAGATGGCAAAAATCCTGTACAGCTTGATTTAACCACGGTACAGCTATTTGATTTAGTTGAGGCGATCGATCAGTTCCTCGCGGATCAGCACACCTTGCCTGATCTGGCTGTACCCTTACAACCGATTTCCCGACGGTATCGCCAAGCTGACAAATCCGTCGCCCAAAGAAGCGCACCTGCTGCGATCGGGGTGACGAGTTTAGCTGTCGCAGCGTTGGCATTGTTCTTGGTTCCTGTTCCAGAAGTGCGTCCGCCCAAGCCAGCCTCTGAGTCGGAGGTTACGGAAACAACCTCCCCAACCCCGGATAGCCCCGATCAGGTGACGCCAACTCCCACCTCAAGTCCCCCTTCGGCGGCTGAACTGGAAAACGAATTAACCTCCAGTCGAGAGATTACCAATCCAACGGAGTTGAGTTATTTGAAGCGTTATCTGTACAGAGAACTTGATCAAAAATGGGATAACCGGGAAGGGTTAAGTCAGAATTTAGAGTATCAGGTTACGGTTGGCGGAGACGGAGATATTTTGGGTTATAAGCCGATTGAGGATACGCCTATTGATAGTGCAGAAAACACGCCTTTACCGGAGTTGAGCTATATTCCGACAGAAGGCGGTACAGCAACTCGCGAAACCTTTGCTTTATTCCGGGTGGTATTTACCCCAGGTGGTGTGTTGCAAATCAGTCCTTGGCAAGGCTATCAGGAAGAACCTGGTTTAGGACCAGAAATCACGGATCGGACGTCACTGAGACGGTTAAATAATCAACTCTACAACACGTTAGACGAACGGTGGGAAGGAACACCGTTATCACGAAGACCATTAAATTACCGAGTGGCTGTCACTGACGATGGCACGATCGCGGACTACGAACCCACCAATCAACCCGCTTGGGATTATGTAGCGGAAACACCGTTGGCAGAATTAGCTGACCCAGAAGCGGCTGGTATTGGCAGTGGGGAAACCGGATTTGTTCCTGACCAACCCTTAGCTCAGTTTCAGGTGGTGTTTAAGCCGAATGGTGTGCTGGAAGTTAGTCCCTTACGGGGATTCTGA
- a CDS encoding DUF3038 domain-containing protein — protein sequence MILSVSVMPTNSPAAPSHPVILDNLLDPDISDRGCPSRTRQQIDLILLAIEALELGGSEAMLLVAKQLELEDIINNRVVLWRLRCTNPLRRSHTRRPLNLEEAKALVIIASYLARRMTVVIRQLLLAYEQLSQKQVPIEQHFRLSSYLERFRAHFRSRMNPRRAKVSVYNTDEKLNELALSLLAQLLFCTGTSGMQRFWISLFDGEVG from the coding sequence ATGATTCTTTCTGTAAGCGTAATGCCGACAAACAGTCCTGCTGCTCCATCCCATCCCGTCATTTTAGATAATTTACTCGATCCAGATATCTCAGATCGGGGATGTCCGTCACGAACTCGGCAGCAGATTGACCTGATTTTACTTGCCATTGAAGCGCTGGAACTGGGCGGTTCTGAGGCGATGCTGCTGGTAGCCAAACAGCTAGAACTTGAGGACATTATTAACAATCGGGTGGTTCTTTGGCGTCTACGCTGCACTAATCCCTTGCGACGCTCTCACACGCGCCGTCCCCTGAATCTAGAAGAAGCCAAAGCATTAGTGATTATAGCTAGTTATCTGGCTCGCCGGATGACGGTTGTGATCCGACAACTGCTTCTGGCTTACGAACAACTGAGTCAAAAGCAGGTTCCCATCGAACAACATTTTCGCTTGTCCTCCTATCTAGAGCGGTTCCGGGCGCATTTCCGCAGCCGGATGAACCCACGACGAGCAAAAGTTTCTGTCTACAATACCGATGAAAAGTTAAATGAGCTAGCATTGTCGCTGTTAGCGCAGTTGCTGTTTTGTACAGGAACCTCTGGTATGCAGCGATTTTGGATCAGTTTGTTTGATGGAGAAGTTGGATGA